The proteins below are encoded in one region of uncultured Eubacteriales bacterium:
- the gcp gene encoding putative tRNA threonylcarbamoyladenosine biosynthesis protein Gcp (Evidence 3 : Function proposed based on presence of conserved amino acid motif, structural feature or limited homology): MNILAIESSCDETAVAVVRDGRTVLSDAIASQADMHAIYGGVVPEIASRKHVEAITGLADRALDDAGVTRADIDAVAVTYAPGLIGAVLVGVNFAKSVAFGLGVPLVPVHHVRGHIAANYITHPDLEPPFVCLCVSGGTTAIVDVRSYTDMAVLGATRDDAAGECFDKAARVLGIGYPGGAPMDALAQGGDDTRYDLPRAQVHDAPLDMSFSGLKTAVVNLVHNAAQKGEALDLSGLAASFGRAVSETLVSRIMEAARLKGYGKVAVAGGVAANSRLRADLERACTAAGDRLFLPALALCGDNAAMVGCQGYYEHLAGRRAGMDLNAYATRDIGKG; the protein is encoded by the coding sequence TTGAACATTCTTGCCATTGAATCCTCCTGTGATGAGACCGCTGTGGCCGTCGTCCGGGACGGGCGGACGGTGCTGTCCGACGCAATTGCCTCCCAAGCCGATATGCACGCCATCTATGGCGGTGTGGTACCTGAAATCGCGTCCCGCAAGCATGTGGAAGCCATTACGGGCCTTGCGGACAGGGCGCTTGACGACGCGGGGGTGACGCGGGCCGACATCGATGCCGTGGCCGTCACCTATGCCCCCGGCCTTATCGGTGCGGTGCTGGTAGGGGTCAACTTTGCCAAGAGCGTGGCCTTCGGCCTGGGCGTGCCTCTGGTGCCCGTCCACCATGTCCGGGGTCATATCGCCGCCAACTATATCACTCACCCCGACCTGGAGCCCCCCTTCGTGTGCCTCTGCGTCTCGGGCGGCACCACCGCCATTGTGGATGTGCGCAGCTATACCGACATGGCCGTCCTGGGCGCTACGCGGGACGATGCGGCGGGGGAGTGCTTTGATAAGGCGGCCCGGGTGTTGGGAATCGGCTACCCCGGAGGAGCCCCCATGGACGCCCTGGCTCAGGGGGGAGACGATACCCGCTACGATTTGCCCCGAGCCCAGGTACATGATGCTCCTTTGGATATGTCTTTCTCCGGCCTCAAGACGGCCGTGGTTAATCTGGTCCACAACGCCGCGCAGAAGGGGGAGGCACTGGACCTGTCGGGCTTGGCTGCCTCCTTTGGGCGCGCCGTGTCGGAGACCCTGGTGTCCCGCATCATGGAAGCCGCCAGGCTTAAGGGATACGGCAAGGTGGCCGTGGCCGGGGGTGTGGCCGCCAACTCTCGCCTCCGGGCTGATTTGGAGCGCGCCTGTACCGCTGCGGGGGACAGGCTTTTTCTGCCCGCTCTGGCCCTCTGCGGGGATAACGCCGCCATGGTGGGCTGCCAGGGATACTATGAGCATTTGGCGGGCAGGCGTGCCGGCATGGACCTCAACGCCT
- a CDS encoding Acetyltransferase, GNAT family gives MILRTLDRVGLRAVYKSHVKRDFPPSERKPLFVMERLVGEGKYDPLGVYNGEELLAYALLWHDEVRDCVLLDYLAVVEGGRGKGTGSAVLRLLEEHYRDYRGILVEAEAPGMDAGGGENAQRLRRQKFYLRSGFRKLSYQAKLFGVVYDMFSSGEADTASAVAAHRRLYSGGGHPRPGHFIEIPYGAP, from the coding sequence ATGATACTGCGAACCCTGGATCGGGTGGGTCTCCGCGCGGTCTACAAAAGCCATGTAAAACGGGACTTCCCGCCCAGCGAGCGAAAGCCTCTCTTCGTCATGGAGCGGCTGGTGGGGGAGGGGAAGTATGACCCCCTGGGCGTCTATAATGGCGAGGAACTGCTGGCCTACGCCCTCCTCTGGCATGACGAGGTGAGGGATTGCGTGCTGCTCGATTACCTTGCCGTCGTCGAGGGCGGGCGGGGAAAGGGGACGGGCTCCGCCGTGCTCAGGCTGCTGGAAGAGCACTACAGGGACTACCGGGGTATCCTGGTGGAGGCCGAGGCTCCCGGTATGGACGCGGGCGGGGGAGAGAACGCCCAGCGGCTCCGGCGGCAGAAATTTTATCTGCGGTCGGGGTTTCGTAAACTGAGTTACCAGGCCAAGCTATTCGGGGTGGTGTACGATATGTTTTCCTCCGGGGAGGCGGACACCGCCTCTGCTGTGGCCGCTCACCGCCGCCTCTACTCCGGGGGCGGACATCCCCGCCCTGGCCATTTCATAGAGATTCCCTATGGCGCACCATAG
- the rimI gene encoding Ribosomal-protein-alanine acetyltransferase, producing MNYKLVPMDRSNVPDVAALDRECFERPWSEDMLAEELYQDNASYIVAVAEDGTVLGYAGLKVVLDEGCIEKVAVKAQYRRMGVADALVDTFVRFGRANLAFITLEVRASNDGAIQLYMKHGFEQVGRRKNYYAELNEDAILMTLEFHKEQQ from the coding sequence ATGAATTATAAATTAGTGCCCATGGACCGCTCTAACGTGCCCGACGTGGCGGCCCTGGATCGGGAGTGCTTTGAAAGGCCCTGGTCGGAGGATATGCTGGCTGAGGAGCTGTACCAGGACAATGCCTCCTACATCGTAGCTGTGGCCGAGGACGGGACAGTACTGGGCTACGCGGGACTCAAAGTGGTGCTGGACGAGGGCTGCATCGAGAAGGTGGCAGTCAAGGCCCAGTACCGCCGCATGGGGGTGGCCGATGCGCTGGTCGACACCTTTGTCCGCTTTGGGCGGGCTAATCTGGCTTTCATCACCCTGGAGGTCCGGGCCTCCAACGACGGCGCCATCCAGCTCTACATGAAACACGGCTTTGAGCAGGTGGGCCGCCGGAAAAATTACTACGCCGAGCTGAACGAGGATGCCATCCTAATGACGCTGGAGTTTCACAAGGAGCAGCAATGA